The DNA window attttttttaaagattttttatATCATGGGTTCACTATTCACAGATATAGActgcaaacacaaaaatgcattaataatatttcaaaataataagaaaatttaatctatcacaattttttgaaattctttATATCATGGGCTTATGATTTTCAAATATAaatcacaaacacaaaaacacattaataatacttcaaaataataaaaaatacatattaagcTATCACAATTTTTTGGATTCTTTATATCATGAGTTCACGATTCACAAATATAGATCgtaaacacaaaaacacattaataatacttcaaaatAATAAGAACATACATATTAATCTACTAAAAATTTTTTGGGGTTTCTTTATATCTGGTCACCAAATCAACACTTTGCAGCTGTCATTTCTTATGCTTTTTATTCTATCTGGAATCTtctatttggttttcttgtaCCAAAACTAGTTAAGTATGCATCGCCTTCTATAAATTACTACTGCTTCAAATACGTGTCGAGAGCTTGGTTTGGCAacttttttcttggtttttgagGTAatgtaaaatttctttttttgttcgTGTAAACTTTATCTTGTGCTTTGAAATGCGTGTTATTTCAGAGTATTCCAAAATTGTGGATATGGTTTTACTACATTAGTCCTGTTGCATGGACTCTGCGGGGGCTTATCTCCTCTCAGCTTGGTGACGTGGAAAGCATGATTGAAGAACCTTTGTTTAATAGCACAGTGAAAGTATATTTGGATACTAACCTTGGCTATGGTCCTGAAATGATTGGAGTTTTAGTTGTTGTGCTCATTGGCTTCTGTCTTCTATTTTTTAGAGTCTTTGTTCTCTCTATAAAAATTCTCAACTTCCCAAGAAGATGAATGGTCAATATACGGAATGGCAAGAGAATCTTAGACTTAAGGATTCAAGTAATTAACGAGCACTACATTGTAAGAAGATTCGATGTCTTGAtgaattcaaagaaaaacaataaccGAGAAAGTAGATAAATGTGAGAAAATTTTGGCTATCAAAGTTGAAACAAAATTATGTTAGTAACTTAGTGTAGAGGGCTCTTGAACGCGTCTGTTTTgccaattatttttttatctagAGGAACTACAAGATTTCCATTTTAGTTACATAATAATGATATGTTAATCTTAGTTTAGTTTCTTAGCTATGTATCATCTACATGTATGTAGTGATGGATCCGGGAATCTGGATGACTGGGCTCATAAAAGGTAGTGCAGGATCTAGGAACAGTGCCCacgaattttttttaaggatttTTTATATCATGGGTTCACCATTCATGATTCACAGATATAGACCGCGAACACAAAAAACAtattaataatacttcaaagTAATAAGAAAATACATAATAATCTACCACacttttttgggttctttatatTATGAGTTTATTTTATGATTCACAAATATCGAcagcaaacacaaaaacacatgaATAATACTTCAATGTaataagaaaatacatattAATATCACAATTTTTTGGGATTCTTTATACCATGGGTTCACTATTCATAAATATAGaccacaaacacaaaaatacattAATACAAAACATTAAGAAAATACATATTAAtatatcataatttttttgggttcacGATTCATAAATATAGACTATAAACACAAAATATGTTAATAATACTTCAAAGTAATaagaaaaatacatattaatCTATCACAATTTTTTGAGGTTTCTTTCTATCTGGTTCATCTAATCAACACTTGGCAACTGTCATTTCTTCTGTTCTTACTCTATATGGAATCTCCTCTCTGGTTTTCTTGTACCAAAACCAGCTAAGTATATATCACATTCTTCTCAACTTAAATAAATTACTATTGCTTCAAATGTGCATCGAGAGCTTGGTttcacaatattttttattggttttCGAAGTAatgtaaaatttcttttttgttcctATAAACTTACCTTGTGGTTTGAAATGTGTGTTATTAATTTCAGAGTATTCCAAAATGGTGGATATAGTTTTAGTACATTAGTCCTGTTGCATGGACTCTGTGGGGGATTATATCCTCTCAGCTTGGTGACGTTGAAAGTATGATTGAAGAGCCTCAGTTTAATGGCATTGTGAAACCATATTTGGAAACTAACCTTGGTTATGGTCCTAGAATGGTTGGAGTTTCAACTGTTGTGCTCATTGGCTTCTGTCTTCTATTTTTTAGCgtcttttttctctctataaAACTCCTCAACTTCCCGAGAAGATGAATGATCTATATATGGAATGGTAGAGAATCTTAGACTTAAGGATTCAAGTGATTAACTAACACTACACTGTAAGAAGGTTCCATGTCTTGATGAATTCTGCAgggaaagaaaaacaataaccTAGAAAGTAGATAAATGTGAGAAAAGTTTGGCTGTCAAAGTTGAAACAAAATCATGTTAGTAAATTAGTGTAGAGGGCTCTTGAACGACGCATCTGCTTTGCCAATTCTTTTTATATCTGGAGGAACTGTAAGATTTCCATTCTAGTTACATAGTGATATGATAATCTTAGTTTCGTTTCTTAGATGTGCATCATCTTCGTGTATGTAGTGGTGGATCCAAGAATCGGGATCACTTGGGGCATAAAATGTGATGCGGGATCTAGGGATAGGacccacaaattttttttaggattttttATATCATGCGCCGTTCATGATTCACAAATATAGATCACAAATACAAAAACAtattaataatacttcaaagTAATTTGAAAATACATATTAATCTATTATAGTTTTTTGGGATTCTTTATATGAAATTACGATTCGTAAATATAGATCGCAAAcacaaaacacattaataatacttcaaaggaataagaaaatacatattAATCTATCACAATTTTTTGAGGTTCTTTTATATCATGAGTTCGCGATTCACAAAAATATACTGCAAACATAAAAACATATTAATACAAAACAGTAAGAAAATACATATCAATCTATCAtaattttttgggttctttatatCATGGGTTCACGATTCACAAATATAGACcgcaaaacacaaaaacatattaataatacttcaaagCAATAAGAAATACATATTAATCTATCACaatttttttggattctttATATATGGGTTCACGATTCATAAATATAGACCACAAACACAAAACACATTcataataattcaaaacaacAAGAAAATACATATTGAATTGAAGTCTTTATGACCAATTTtcattgcatatgcatgattgatgatatcacacaatttcattgtgcatggttgtgtgtgtttgcaataatacTTTGAGTATGAGATTTGACCATCTATCGAGACGAATTAGAGGTAAGATTTTTTAGATACTCGTTTTCGTAAAACTCTTGCTTTAGTTTGATACAAATTGCCTAGACTACTGAGTTATTCGGCCCATTTACTTTCTTGCATACTATTTGTCATTCGTTGCGTTTAGTTCTCTAGTTGGTAATTTACACTCATCCACCAAATTTGCATTCATTCCCCGTGGAATCAATTCTGGTCTCACCGAATATATTACTTGTTGATTACTTTGCACTTGAGGTGAGTCCAAACACTTACTGGTGTCGGTCATAGAGCAGGTCTAACTCGATCACCGAATGTTCCAATTTGAGAACCCAAAGTTAAAAATTATTCCAATATGCACACTCAGACATATTTTCTACTACTCGAGCAATCAAACGGCTGATGTGGCATACAAATCCAATATAAAGAATCTGTCCGAACAATGAGAAATATATTCATATGTGCATATCGGTACAATATTCAACTTTGGATTCCTAAATTGAAACGTGTGAACATTCGGTGGCTGAATTGGTAATTTATAATTCTTTCAATGACCACAAATTGTATTACCTCCAATGTTACTGTGCATAGTGATAGCAATTTTTGatcgcttaaaataagcaaacaaaaatttcaaattaaaatgCTCGTAAGCGcacaagaccgtagtagaataAGTTATGCAATAACAAGATTGAACCACAAGGACTCAGCAAACAATAtgattaactactatactaaacttagcaaaagaaacaattcttgagaGATGATTGATTGTAGATAGCAAGTAATGAAATTAAAGCaacgaagaaaagaaaacacaaacttgtGGATTTTGGTcgtgaaagcaaatttatggaAGCACTAAGACAATGAATctatcttaataatcctctctggTTGTTGATTACTTCACCTTCAATCCACTCAATTGATGTTGTTGGCGAACCCATTAAGAcatgaattacctatggtatctagactaattcgtttatcttaacatgcagtttggttatggtatctaactcaaatatgaacatgtaagatgtccttaagttcaagaattcatcaACATGCCACGTAAACCCTaagagtatggtatctacccttgGTGTTCCCAATTCTTAATCATAAGAAGCTGGTtccaaaccccgtatggtatctacgtgagcttgcatcaaattacttcaATTGAgaacttagttggtggccaatcatccaagcaatcaaacaagtatatagcacgatgagtagaaatccaacatcaaaagagcaatcaaagataagagtaataaacaaactagagaatcatattaagacttcACCATGCCCTAGCAAAAGCATgtagttacacatagtcatgaatgaaaatCACAAAAAAGGTTGGAGAACACTCTAGAAAAGTCGGCTGAGTGTCTAAACGTGTGTGAGAATCAGTTTTCGTTCTCTAAATTTCTACTTAAATATGtttctccaaaaccctaaacttccTCTAAAAAAATACTAGAACCCCAAGGAAACCTCATGGTAACCCAAGGTTTCCTAAACAGCAAAGAATAATAGAAGGAAAGTTTGATTCCTAAGTTAACTTGGAAACTAGACTGCTGCATCTTTCATTGATTCGGACCATGTTACAACCTTCAAAAAAATcctgaaaaatatataaattgaagcttgatgtcttagctttcaATGGATATGTCACACGGATCTATTAAAATtctgtggaatcttctagacccacttcttcacaggtAGTGCCGTTCTGCCGAAATCACATTTCAactcaacttgtcttcaaattaTGAGTTAATTGGCTTCaccaaaaattctaaaaaatttCTCTAACATTATTCAAGATCTTAGCTTTATTCTTCAACTGACAGTTcttcaaaataatcaaaattgaCTATTTTTCATCAAAAACTATCCAAGTGTTCGAGAAAACTaaaaatgaggaaaataaaataataaatcctTTTTAAAATCAATCCTCCAACAAAAATCAAGTTTAGAGAGtaataaaatgagagaatatatgaacTTATCACATAGCGTATAATAATATGGAATTACAATTGAAAGAACATGACTGCGCCCGTGGATTACTTTTATATTCAAGCCTATGGCAACAACCAAAAGGGTGGTGTTCCTCTGATTTTTTATTCATATGTATTcacacaaaaaagaagaagtcatgGGCTTAAGCAATGGTTTAGTACTATTCTTGGGCTGGGCTGTCCTTGGTAGGTTCATTGAAGATACTCTAAGGGTGTACACCAGGCTTCGAAACCCAGCCCGATGCTTATCGAGCAAACCCAAAAGCTTTCTTATCGGTCCAAGCCAAACTCCACCCAATAAGTTTTTAATAAGACCGGGTTTCGAGCAgttgttttcatgattttgtaccACAAACAGCATAGCCAATCAAGGGGTGTTTGACTATtgttgtttttatgcaattattgCTTTTGTGTAACTATTGTCATTAGACCCaagaaaaagttgaaaaaaaagtaGACAAGGTTGATGCTTGATAGTGCATATATCTTATTTTATAGAGAGGATATATCTTATTATATAGAGGGCTAATCAAGCTCAAGCAGGTATACCAtacaaaatattattatatagtgAGTGCTTTTATATATctgtaaaaatatattatataatggtTCTGCTGTTGCTGAATTTTAATCATGTGAAAAGGGTCTTAAACAACTTGTACATGCTCTACTGTTACCACTACCGCGCAAGTTTTagtgatacatatatatatatatatatatatatatatatatatatatatatatatatatatatatatataaaatattgcaCATTGTGATTATATAGAAAAAATAAGCCATCTTAAAGACCATGTTTCAATCATTTGCTAATGAAATCTACTGTTGGAATAGCAGCCGAGAAAAGGTAAATCAGCAGCAGTAGCAGaatgtgtgcgtgtatatatatatatagatgaataTAATCGCTTAAATATATCACAAAAGAAGTTGATACAGCAATCTTATACCAGTAATGGCTCTTAATCATCTCTCTGCACCTTCACTATCTATATGCACGTTCTCTGGCCTAAACCAACCCAGAAATCACATTTCGTTAATGCCATCACGCAAAAGCTTTGTTCCTTGTCCAATCAAATGTACGATTGCAGACACTGAAGCCATAATCAGGCGATCCGCGAACTTCCAACCATCGATTTGGGATGACAGTTACATTCAGTCATTGAAAAGTGACTATAAGGTATAACTTGTCTCAACTCTCAATCAGTGTTTTATATATGTGCCTTAATTAGTAGCAATATTTCTTGGTATAAAGTGTTTGATTTGTGTAGGGAGGAGAACCATATGTCGAACAAGTTAACAAAATGAAGATTAAGGTAAAGATGATGCTGGACAGTGCTGTGGATCGTGTAAAGCAACTCGAGCTAATCGATACGTTGCAGAGACTCGGATTGTCTTACCATTTCAAGGAAGAAATACAGAGGATGATAAAGAGCTTATATGACACAACTTGTACTGATAATACATGGAAGAACAGCAGGGGCTTGGATTTATATGCTACAGCTCTCGAATTCCGAATTCTCAGACAACATGGTTACAAAATCAGTCAAGGTAATAACTAATTAAAACTCCCAAATATACGATCTTTGATTATGAATCCGAGCTAATCTTGGTGTTGCAGATGTCTTCTCTAGCTTCCAAGATGAGAAAGGGAACTTCAAGGCATGTATTTCTGATGACATCGAAGGAATGCTACATCTGTATGAAGCTACATTTCTGATGGTAGGAGGTGAGAATATATTGGAGGATGCAAGGAAGTTCACATCAGTTCATCTAAATCGTTGCGTCGAGGAAAACCGAGATCAAGATCGAGTTTTTCTAGAGCTAGTGAGGCATGCCTTGGAGCTTCCATTGCATTGGAGATTATTAAGAATTGAAGCAAGGTGGTTTATTGATGTTTATGAGAGAATACAAGGCATGAATCCAACTCTACTTGAGTTTGCTAAACTGGATTTCAATATGGTTCAAGCTATGCACCAGGCAGACCTTCAATATGATTCAAGGTATGCATAACTATAAAGTTATTATATAAAGCTTACATGGtttaatcttcttcttccttacaATTTGTTTGTTGATCATAAAGCTGGTGGGCGTCGTCGGGGCTACCGGAAAAACTGTGCTTTACAAGAGACAGGTTGATGGAGAATTTTCTATGGGCAGTTGGATTAGGATTTGAGCCTCAATTTGGGTACATGAGGAGAATGAACACTAAGGTCCATCAACTACTAACAACAGTTGATGATGTTTATGACATCTACGGTACCTTGGACGAGCTTGAGCTTTTTACTGATGTTTTGCAGAGGTTAGTGTCTGTATGAATTCGATTCAAATGTTAGAAATCGAGCGATTTGTCTAACTATTACCATTAAACAGATGGGATATCGATGCAATTGAGCAGCTTCCAGAGTACATGAAGATGACATTTTTCGCTGTCTACAATGCCATGAACCAGATTGCTTTTACTGCTCTTAAGGAACAAGGACATAACATCATTCCTTGCATAAAGAGAGTGGTTAGAACTGCCTGCCTACTTTGTTTTCTTCATGTACAATTCACCATCCCAATTGTATTTGAATACATATATGTACGTATTTTTTGATGCTTCAGTGGGGAGATTTAAGCAGAACTTACATATTAGAAGCGAAGTGGTTTTATAGCGGATACAAGCCAACTCTAGAAGAATACCTGGAAAATGGATGGGTTTCAATAACAGCACCAGCGATACTTATCCATGCTTATTTGGTGTCAAGTCCACTATCCAAAGAGGTCCTGGAAAGTTTGCCAGAATATCCAGATATTATCCGTCATCCATCGATGATTGTCCGATTGGCAGACGATCTCGGAACTTCTTCGGTATGGAATCTAATTGATCTACTTTTAAGTTATTGAATATGCTGGATTTTCCAGCAGATCGTGGTGAATCAGTTCAACAAGAAAGCTTTAGTGATTTCATTCAGGCATATGATCGAACACTTGGGAGACTCTTCCTCTATATGGGCCTAATCTTTGTTTATTTGGGCCATCCAAATCTCATATTATGCCATGGACATGATTTTCAGGATGAAATAAAGAGAGGTGATAACCCGAAATCAATCCAATGTTACATGAACGAAACAGGAGGTTcggaagaagaagcaagagagCACATACACTATTTGATTAGCGAAACATGGAAGAAGATCAATGAAGAACACCTTAATGCAGATTCTCCTTGGCCTCCAATTTTTAAGGAAATCGCGCTCAACATCGCAAGAACTGCCCAGGCCATGTATTTATATGGTGATGGTCATGCCAGTCAAGATCACAAGGTCCAGGCACGCATGGAGTCATTGTTTGTCACACCCATCCCTTAAGAAAAATACGTTTGGATTTCTCATAATTGTTCTAATTACCGCTCTATGATTTGGActacaatatatattttaaaataaggGTAAGTATGGACTTATCCCCTCTACTTTGCATTATTAGATCAAACAAGCCCCTGCACTTATCAAAATAATACATGTTAGCCCTCCTGTCAAACcgttaaaaaaaatgttgatttgGTAAAAATTATCTACCATGGCCTATTAAAAGACAAAATGCAAGCATGGCTATATAACATGGTAttcatttgacaaaaaaataaaattaattgtaAAAGATGACATGGCTTTcaaaaaagcaaaaacaaaaaagaaagcaacAATGATTCTTCAATTggaattttgattttggtttggtGATTTTTGGATCAGTTCGCCAGAGAAGGTGCTGAAGCAAGAGGAGAATTCCCCTCTTGTTCGTCCATCTCCCAAATAACGACGAGGAGGATCGAACCCCAAAGAAACACCTCttgaatttttgaatttgtcaaTGTTCTGCAAAATACACCGTTTTGATTCTTCTCTAACAGTTGAC is part of the Tripterygium wilfordii isolate XIE 37 chromosome 7, ASM1340144v1, whole genome shotgun sequence genome and encodes:
- the LOC120002257 gene encoding terpene synthase 10-like, producing the protein MALNHLSAPSLSICTFSGLNQPRNHISLMPSRKSFVPCPIKCTIADTEAIIRRSANFQPSIWDDSYIQSLKSDYKGGEPYVEQVNKMKIKVKMMLDSAVDRVKQLELIDTLQRLGLSYHFKEEIQRMIKSLYDTTCTDNTWKNSRGLDLYATALEFRILRQHGYKISQDVFSSFQDEKGNFKACISDDIEGMLHLYEATFLMVGGENILEDARKFTSVHLNRCVEENRDQDRVFLELVRHALELPLHWRLLRIEARWFIDVYERIQGMNPTLLEFAKLDFNMVQAMHQADLQYDSSWWASSGLPEKLCFTRDRLMENFLWAVGLGFEPQFGYMRRMNTKVHQLLTTVDDVYDIYGTLDELELFTDVLQRWDIDAIEQLPEYMKMTFFAVYNAMNQIAFTALKEQGHNIIPCIKRVWGDLSRTYILEAKWFYSGYKPTLEEYLENGWVSITAPAILIHAYLVSSPLSKEVLESLPEYPDIIRHPSMIVRLADDLGTSSDEIKRGDNPKSIQCYMNETGGSEEEAREHIHYLISETWKKINEEHLNADSPWPPIFKEIALNIARTAQAMYLYGDGHASQDHKVQARMESLFVTPIP